From Pedobacter aquae:
TTAAATTATGCAAAGCAGCCTTACTAGCTGAATATGCTGCCAAGCCCGGGAATTTTGAACTTCCTAAATAACCACCCATCGAGCCAATATTGAGGATATGAGCATTAGGCTGTAAAAAGGGTAAGCAAGTTTGTATCATCCTAAAATGACCCATTACATTAGATTGGAACATTTCTGCCATATCTAATTCGCTAAGCTCTTTAAAAGGTTTATTAATTAAAGCTCCTGCGTTATTAATAAGGATATTGAAGCTTCCCCATCTTTGTTGAATAAATTGGGTTAAACCCTGATAATCATCATTTACGATATCAAAAACAATAGGATATAAAACAGCATCAGGATTTAAGCTGAGCGTAATTTTCTGCAAATTTTGCAACTTTTCTTTAGAGCGTGATAATGCAATTACTTGATGACCTTTAATAGCCAATTCTATAACGGCTTCAAAACCAATGCCACTGCTTGCGCCTGTAATGATGATTTTTTGTGGCAATTGCTCGTCTGTTAATGATGTAGTTTGCATAAAAATGTGATGGTTTATTTTTTAAAGATGGTTCTGATACCTTTCTTAATCTTGTTAACTTTTTGTACTCCTTTGATGAATAATTCG
This genomic window contains:
- a CDS encoding SDR family NAD(P)-dependent oxidoreductase — encoded protein: MQTTSLTDEQLPQKIIITGASSGIGFEAVIELAIKGHQVIALSRSKEKLQNLQKITLSLNPDAVLYPIVFDIVNDDYQGLTQFIQQRWGSFNILINNAGALINKPFKELSELDMAEMFQSNVMGHFRMIQTCLPFLQPNAHILNIGSMGGYLGSSKFPGLAAYSASKAALHNLTECLAQELSEEKISVNCLALGSAQTEMLEKAFPGYQSPVQAYEMGKYVADFALTGHKFFNGKVLPVALATP